The following coding sequences lie in one Vanacampus margaritifer isolate UIUO_Vmar chromosome 16, RoL_Vmar_1.0, whole genome shotgun sequence genomic window:
- the ttc3 gene encoding E3 ubiquitin-protein ligase TTC3 isoform X1 gives MVLPPGSRDGHRPFVMYGSSFGHHFIVDVDDQSDTDSDMETMCETETDCKHLGCNNDGEEDGIFSTFETSQARHPGHPPGHPPVSFTKVYVSDTWNTISVDVKKEAGHLMRLYTYWMPLLLNIDAMNETYHWAMRVGLLNTHDPNIVNLKMLSKIETLQAILRALEVGSMAKEHSSHIILLSTSFRENSPGALEDALQLLEQAGEPDIRPRIKELGHKRTRYAALSFIFREYLRYISHMGMNVGRMMEGMKSKPSQGVLVTSNYHKKLGNELFQEEKYEKAEYEYSRAIKINPENHIAFSNRALCHTRCQKYLEAAVDAKRATLIEPHWTKGHYRYCEALFLLGEVDWAFSANVSAQSLCKHDREGLKDLEQQFQKFTSDVRKCRANGNKAEPSKKKLSAAKTQEKTQHSTKPEATNKSTVVETQQWSGKGDCNGSNKNNKRKGACKAAGGTMNKQNQTAVNDKTASTKDPSKVSTAVDNKTAVSKEPPKTPKKKSTASKDQPEQPHHIGKMYRDSLSHMIGNGHAALKSQYYYNADNSFRDALGMLGSLTKDERKEIGFSALDMQLLLYGYVSSLVEIGKPQELAEARKLLEEIKSYEERVFQCLVYYAYGRIYLKENNFAVALEHFQDSMQMVKNQITPGKLTWPLTKEIVKETEMDHFKKLLEDSIYTCKFPPLPNGICRYVDCLGPSKNIYITDPDFKGYIEFKCSQKCLIEYHNPCWKAFKPSSFEKPEKPCLTPDCSGIIDSVKIIDAVGLIKNVLVTNRRAESPRKPKVNQKPPCVKKLKEKNHFKKENNIQKTLENKATVSDEIPRAKANDAAQTQQNAWLLYQDRVLVQVSQMMQLLRQEKALAVSAVSACLKPWLELDSARGNQLAGKLLNWEQERVETLDQAVELLLERKNRIWARVFIQLLSNTLDINVELSHWAGRLNDADLTAAKSFVERNADHLDELDLTPLLTFAPLKEIISKNSPPGSDFISSHLTKYVKQAPSHEMRLFIWTLEEHRDIYVSFNILLDEYFVSMIDGHCSVLKKSDHQNSFPASDKRRGRKKKPKEARIPLALSELEYEAADKWDQEDPIYFFDPNEPFLIPSHLQEQVAEFEEQYNTTGHMKSLKKIFDNNPDPTVENLYDHFAQILEEHGPLLANDPLLQGEMENFLPVAHAKIANAGGIERFLLESLRFINLGGRVGLAKHAVALQQATNLDHLQPPIFSSSRTASPNRRNAEPYITFSVDELLPPIGKGPVNQSGHVKLLPNDFRSLEVDESWETFSYTSDLSVTPPEVILKKHAEVQTYQAVKDCIAVNTEPLQPHENNQGDINKTVKRFKEMEALMSRTADDGEMADQKHKETLASLEKDIQEISTNIKVTDKELSLFQQKLEEEVKKDQKEKKANQEELKALKIETEKLVEQRGSLTKQIKANKASYDKKFNRFLELSNQSAAEKMSQEDEIMRYKNSIAATIRRSRSAQLSMLESSRDQRLYGLHAQLADAKTLLAKLNDSVQRFPTLERMRQNVRAKIQDLEQNIAAAEMQYKEQVEQVKSGRSARDVLSSYQTDLQVYVLSSDLAALSVAPAPPPQSIVAAGPATENQYTARPAQARNTVFEKAMEILGAIFPDYTRSDLMKFFKELRSSNGGSLSSMVLQDVVCGVSQLILEHKEAIASGAKSKTGAVGGAGAATPPLIDPPSVWQSANQTSLSSNPLNLEDPCIICQEEMSLPDHLVLECRHTFHKDCITLWLKEKSTCPTCRMDTMFKEFPSLPGRRRQAP, from the exons ATGGTTCTCCCACCCGGAAGCCGCGACGGACATCGACCATTTGTTATGTATGGTTCTTCGTTTGGGCACCACTTCATTGTCGACGTCGACGACCAAAGTG ATACAGATTCGGATATGGAGACGATGTGTGAGACTGAGACTGATTGCAAGCACTTGGGCTGCAACAATGATGGCGAAGAGGATGGCATCTTTTCAACGTTTGAAACA TCTCAGGCGAGGCATCCTGGTCATCCTCCCGGTCATCCTCCCGTCTCCTTCACTAAAG TCTACGTGTCTGATACCTGGAACACCATCTCAGTGGATGTCAAAAAAGAAGCGGGGCATTTGATGAGACTCTACACCTATTGGATGCCCCTCCTGCTGAACATTGATGCCATGAACGAAACCTACCACTGGGCTATGCGAGTTGGTCTGCTCAATACACA TGACCCTAACATTGTGAATCTGAAGATGCTGTCCAAGATCGAAACCCTGCAGGCAATTCTCAGAGCTCTGGAGGTCGGATCT ATGGCCAAAGAACACTCTTCTCACATCATCTTACTTTCTACGAGTTTCCGTGAG AATTCACCAGGGGCGCTAGAGGACGCTTTGCAGTTACTGGAGCAAGCGGGAGAGCCTGATATCCGCCCTCGTATCAAGGAGCTGGGCCACAAGCGCACTCGCTACGCAGCTTTGTCCTTCATCTTTAGAGAGT ACTTGCGTTACATCTCTCACATGGGTATGAACGTGGGCAGGATGATGGAGGGGATGAAATCAAAGCCCAGTCAGGGCGTCTTAGTG ACCAGTAACTACCACAAGAAGTTAGGGAATGAGCTATTTCAGGAGGAGAAGTACGAAAAAGCAGAGTATGAATATTCCAGAGCCATCAAAATTAA CCCTGAAAACCACATTGCGTTTAGCAACCGGGCGCTTTGTCATACCCGCTGTCAGAAATACCT aGAAGCTGCTGTGGATGCAAAACGGGCCACTCTGATAGAACCGCACTGGACCAAG GGCCACTACCGCTACTGTGAGGCTTTGTTCCTCTTGGGTGAGGTCGACTGGGCCTTTAGTGCCAACGTTTCGGCGCAGAGTCTCTGCAAGCACGACCGCGAGGGACTCAAAGACCTGGAGCAGCAGTTTCAGAAGTTTACGAGCGACGTCCGAAAATGCAGGGCCAACGGCAACAAAG CGGAACCCTCAAAGAAAAAACTGAGTGCAGCGAAAACACAGGAGAAAACGCAACATTCCAC TAAACCAGAGGCTACTAATAAGTCGACTGTTGTTGAGACACAGCAGTGGTCAGGAAAAGGAGACTGCAATggcagtaataaaaataataagcgCAAAGGAGCGTGCAAG GCGGCCGGAGGGACAATGAACAAGCAGAACCAAACAG CAGTTAATGACAAGACGGCTTCCACTAAAGACCCGTCTAAGGTGTCTACAGCAGTTGATAACAAGACAGCCGTCTCAAAAGAGCCGCCCAAAACACCAAAGAAGAAATCCACGGCCAGTAAGGATCAACCCGAACAGCCG CACCACATTGGCAAAATGTACAGAGACTCGTTGAGTCATATGATAGGGAACGGTCATGCTGCCCTGAAGAGCCAGTACTATTACAACGCCGACAATTCCTTCAGAGATGCGCTGGGTATGCTGGGCTCTTTAACAAAGGATGAACGCAAG gaaattGGATTCTCTGCACTGGATATGCAGCTGTTGCTTTACGGCTATGTGTCCAGCCTGGTGGAAATTGGCAAGCCTCAG gagCTCGCAGAAGCACGAAAACTCCTGGAGGAGATCAAATCATATGAGGAGAGAGTTTTCCAGTGTTTGGTTTACTACGCCTATGGAAGAATTTACCTCAAAGAGAATAA TTTTGCAGTCGCGTTAGAACATTTTCAAGATTCCATGCAGATGGTGAAGAACCAGATAACACCGGGTAAACTCACCTGGCCACTAACGAAAGAAATAGTGAAAGAGACTGAGATGGACCATTTTAAA AAACTTCTGGAGGATTCCATATATACATGCAAATTCCCTCCTCTGCCCAATGGCATCTGTCGATATGTGGACTGCCTCGGCCCTTCCAAGAATATATACATCACTGACCCAGACTTTAAA GGCTATATTGAGTTCAAGTGTAGTCAAAAGTGCCTCATTGAATACCACAATCCCTGCTGGAAAGCATTCAAGCCGTCGTCCTTTGAGAAGCCCGAGAAG CCATGTCTGACGCCCGACTGTTCCGGCATAATCGATTCTGTTAAAATTATTGACGCAGTGGGCCTGATAAAAAATGTGTTGGtcaccaaccggagggctgagAGTCCAAGGAAACCGAAAGTGAACCAGAAGCCTCCATG TGTGAAGAAATTAAAGGAGAAGaaccattttaaaaaagagaataaTATTCAGAAGACCTTGGAAAATAAGGCCACCGTCAGTGATGAAATTCCACGAGCCAAAGCTAACGATGCAGCGCAAACTCAACAGAACG CATGGTTGCTGTATCAAGATCGAGTCCTCGTGCAGGTCAGTCAGATGATGCAGCTGCTCCGCCAGGAAAAGGCTCTCGCTGTGTCGGCTGTGAGCGCCTGCCTGAAGCCCTGGCTAGAGCTGGACTCGGCGCGGGGCAACCAGCTCGCCGGCAAGCTGCTCAACTGGGAGCAGGAGCGCGTGGAGACGCTGGATCAGGCCGTGGAGCTACTTCTCGAAAGGAAGAATCGCATTTGGGCGCGCGTCTTCATCCAGCTACTGTCAAATACTTTGGATATTAACGTGGAGCTTAGCCACTGGGCAGGACGACTCAATGATGCAG ATCTGACGGCCGCTAAGTCCTTCGTTGAACGCAATGCAGACCACCTGGATGAATTGGATCTAACACCGCTGTTGACCTTTGCCCCTTTGAAAGAGATCATTTCTAAGAACTCTCCCCCTGGCTCCGACTTTATTTCAAGCCACTTGACTAAATATGTCAAACAGGCCCCGTCGCACGAAATGAGACTTTTTATCTGGACTCTAGAGGAGCATAGGGACATTTACGTCTCGTTTAATATTTTACTGGATGAGTATTTTGTTAGTATGATTG ATGGTCATTGTTCTGTTCTAAAGAAGTCTGATCATCAAAAT AGTTTTCCTGCGAGTGATAAGCGTCGAGGACGAAAAAAGAAACCTAAAGAGGCAAGG ATTCCTCTAGCTCTGTCCGAGTTAGAATATGAAGCAGCGGACAAGTGGGACCAAGAAGATCCAAT ATATTTCTTTGACCCCAATGAGCCCTTTCTTATTCCCAGCCACCTTCAAGAACAGGTAGCTGAGTTTGAGGAACAGTATAACACCACAGGACACATGAAGagtttaaaaaagatttttgacaACAATCCAGATCCCACTGTGGAAAATTTGTATGA CCACTTTGCACAGATTCTGGAGGAACACGGCCCCCTTCTCGCCAATGACCCCCTGCTGCAGGGTGAGATGGAAAACTTCCTGCCCGTGGCTCACGCCAAGATTGCAAACGCAGGCGGCATTGAGCGCTTCCTGCTGGAATCCCTCCGCTTCATAAACCTAGGCGGCCGAGTGGGCCTGGCCAAGCATGCCGTCGCCCTGCAGCAGGCCACCAACTTGGACCATCTGCAGCCCCCCATATTTTCATCCAGCCGGACTGCCAGTCCCAATCGTCGTAATGCTGAGCCATATATAACTTTCAGTGTGGATGAACTCCTCCCACCTATAGGCAAAGGCCCTGTCAACCAGTCGGGCCACGTCAAGCTTTTGCCCAATGACTTCAGATCCCTGGAGGTGGATGAGTCGTGGGAAACGTTTTCTTATACAAGCGATTTAAGTGTAACGCCACCTGAAGTTATTTTGAAGAAACATGCAGAAGTACAG ACATATCAAGCAGTCAAGGACTGCATTGCGGTGAACACTGAACCTTTGCAGCCTCACGAGAACAACCAG GGTGATATCAACAAAACGGTCAAGCGTTTTAAAGAAATGGAGGCGCTGATGAGCAGGACGGCTGATGACGGCGAGATGGCGGATCAGAAGCACAAAGAGACCTTGGCGTCCTTGGAGAAAGACATCCAGGAGATCAGTACCAACATAAAA GTTACGGACAAAGAGTTGAGCCTGTTCCAGCAGAAGCTTGAGGAGGAGGTCAAGAAGGATCAGAAGGAGAAGAAAGCTAACCAGGAGGAACTAAAGGCCCTCAAAATTGAAACAGAAAAGTTAGTGGAGCAACGAGGGAG TCTCACCAAACAAATTAAAGCAAACAAGGCCAGCTATGACAAGAAGTTTAATAGGTTCTTGGAGCTAAG CAATCAGTCAGCAGCAGAGAAGATGAGTCAGGAGGATGAGATCATGCGTTACAAAAACTCCATCGCCGCGACGATCAGGAGATCCCGCAGCGCCCAA TTGTCCATGTTGGAGAGCAGTCGGGATCAGCGTCTGTACGGCCTCCACGCTCAACTGGCCGACGCCAAGACTCTGCTGGCTAAACTGAATGACTCTGTACAACG ATTTCCCACCCTGGAAAGAATGAGACAAAATGTGAGAGCCAAGATCCAAGATCTGGAGCAGAACATTGCTGCTGCTGAG ATGCAGTACAAGGAGCAGGTGGAGCAAGTCAAAAGTGGTCGAAGTGCAAGAGACGTGCTCAGTAGTTACCAGACTGATCTTCAAGTTTATGTG CTGTCTTCCGATCTGGCCGCATTGAGCGTCGCTCCAGCGCCCCCGCCGCAGTCGATAGTAGCTGCCGGGCCAGCCACAGAGAACCAGTACACGGCCAGACCCGCACAGGCCAGAAACACTGTATTTGAGAAGGCCATGGAAATCCTGGGAGCCATCTTCCCTGACTACAcgag GTCGGACTTAATGAAGTTTTTTAAGGAACTACGGTCATCCAATGGCGGCAGTTTAAGCAGCATGGTCTTGCAGGATGTTGTCTGTGGAGTGAGCCAGCTGATCCTGGAGCATAAG GAGGCGATCGCATCTGGGGCCAAATCCAAGACTGGCGCGGTCGGTGGTGCGGGCGCGGCTACGCCCCCTCTGATTGACCCGCCTTCAGTCTGGCAGTCGGCGAACCAAACATCACTCAGCTCCAATCCG CTGAATTTGGAAGACCCCTGTATCATCTGTCAGGAAGAAATGAGTCTACCCGACCACTTGGTTTTGGAGTGCAGACACACCTTCCATAAGGAT TGCATCACTTTGTGGCTGAAGGAGAAGAGCACGTGTCCCACCTGCCGGATGGACACCATGTTCAAAGAGTTCCCCTCGCTGCCCGGTAGAAGGCGCCAGGCCCCATGA